Genomic segment of Methanomassiliicoccales archaeon:
TGAATCAACGAAGATCAGCTCCACCTTCGTCCCCGCCTCGGCCCCGGCATGGTGGAACGCCTCGAAATGCGATATGTAGGAATCGGCCAGATGCGTGTATTTGCCGACGCAGGCCACCTTCACTGTCTTGTTCGGGTTCAGGATACGATGAGCGAAATCCTTCCATTCGGTCAGATCGAATCCTTTCGGTTCGAGCTTCAGCCGATGGAGCAGGAAATCGGTCAGACCCTGTTCCTCGAGGATCATGGGCACCTCATAGATCGAGCTCGCGTCCGGACAGGAGACGACCGCCTCCACTGGAACATCGCAGAAAAGGGATATCTTCCGTTTGATCGACTCCTCCAAGGGTTCCTTGGCCCGGCAGACAATGACGTCCGGCTGGATACCTATGGCCCGGAGCTCTTTGACGGAGTGCTGTGTCGGCTTCGTCTTCTGCTCTCCCACCACTCCCATGATGGGGACCAGGGTGGTATGGACGTAGATGCAGTGCTCTCCCTTTCCCAGGTCGGCGTTCAGCTCACGGACCGCCTCCAGGAAGGGCATGGACTCGATGTCGCCTACGGTGCCTCCCAGCTCGACGATGCACACGTCCGCGCCGGTCGCCTCGGAGACGATTGTGATCTGGTTCTTGATCTCGTTTGTTATATGAGGTATGATCTGCACGGTCTTGCCCAGATATTCGCCGCACCGCTCCTTGTCGATGACCATGCGATAGATCTTACCGGTGGTGATGTTGTGATTATTGGTGAGGCTTATGTCCAGGAACCTTTCGTAGTTGCCGAGGTCTAGGTCCACCTCTCCGCCGTCATCGAGCACGAATACCTCGCCATGCTCGAACGGGTTCATGGTACCAGCATCAACATTCAGGTAAGGGTCGATCTTGATAGCAGTGACCTTTAACCCGCGGGACTTGAACAATCGGCCGATCGATGACGCAGTTATCCCTTTGCCGAGCCCGGAAATAACCCCACCAGTAACAAAAATGTATTTCATTAATTCACGGGAAATGACCATAATCCAGATGCGTATTTATTGTTTGTCTTTATTAACAAAAAAATCGATGGCGATGAACCTGATCATTGTAGAAATGATAAATAATAATGGAATGACGATCGATGTTTGTTTTAGTGCCTGGTAACCCTGCGGGAATTGGTCGGGGAAAACACTCGATTGCTCTCGTGCTTCCCCTTGCGTAGGAGGTGATCCATCTGCAGGTTCCCCTACAGATACCTTGTTACGACTTAACCCTCCTTGCTGAATCTCAGTTCGAAAACCCCAAAACGAGATATCCTTACTGAAACCCAACTCGGGTGGTTTGACGGGCGGTGTGTGCAAGGAGCAGGGGCATATTCACCGCGTAATGTTGATACGCGATTACTACGGAATCCAGCTTCACGAGGGCGAGTTACAGCCCTCGATCCGAACTACGAACGGGTTTCGGGATTGCCGTCACCTTTCGATGTAGGAACCCATTGTCCCGTCCTTTGTAGCGCGCGTGTAGCCCAGGAGATTCGGGGCATACGGACCTACCGTTGACCTCTCCTTCCTCTGTCTTAGCGACAGCGGTCCCAATAATGTGCGCGCCTTCCAGAGAAAACGCTAGCAATTATTAGTGAGGGTCTCGTTCGTTATCTCACTTAAGAGAACGCTTTACAGTACGAACTGACGACGGCCATGCACCACCTCTCGAAAAATCAGGCAAGGTCATCAGCCTGGCCTTCATGTAATCGTCGCTCCTGGTGAGTTGTCCGGCGTTGAATCCAATTGAACCGCACGCTCCTCCCGTTGCGGTGCTCCCCCGCCAATTCCTTTAAGTTTCATCCTTGCGGACGTACTCCCCAAGCAGCAGGCTTAACAACTTCTCTCCGGCACTGGGCGCCCACTAAGGACCCCCAACACCAAGCCCGCAGCGTTTACACCCTGGACTACCGGGGTATCTAATCCCGTTTGCGCCCCAGGGCTTCGTTCCTCACCGTCGAATTCGTTCTAGTCAGACGCCTTCGCCACCGGTGGTCCTTCTAGGATTACAGGATTTTACCCCTACCCCAGAAGTACCTCTGACCTCTCCCGATCCCAAGTCTTGCAGTCTCCCCGGACTTCGGACAGTTAAGCTGGCCGATTTACCCAAGGATTTACAAGACCGGCTACGAACGTTTTAGGCTCAATAATATCGACCACCACTCGGGCCGCGGGTATTACCGCGGCGGCTGGCACCCGTCTTACCCGGCCCTTACTTCTCTTGTTTTTTAGACAAAAGAACAGCTAACACAAAAAGTGCTAGCACTTGGAATTCCCTCATCGGGGTTGCCCCCATTGTGAAGTTTTCGCGACTGCTGCGCCCCGTAGGGCCTGGACTCATGTCTCAGAGTCCATCTCTGGGCTTCCTCTCTCAAGGCCCATACGCGTCATCGGCTAGTGGGTCCGTTACACCCACTACAACCTGATACGCCGCAGACCAATCCTAAGGCACCGGAGTTTTCGACCTAAAAGCATTCCAGCATTCTAGATCTATGGAGTATTATTCTCAGTTTCCCGAGATTATCCTCCACCTTAGGGCATGTTATCCGCGTGTTACTGAGCGGTCCGCCGAGTCCTTACGACTCTCGACTCGCATGTCTTAATCGAATTCCAATAGCGGTGGCCGCCGGCAGGATCAACCGGAATCGATCCTATGCTTAATCCATTGAATTACTGCTAAGGATTTAACACGAAATTGGCAGGATTACCAAGTTTCACCAGCGATACCACTTCAATATTAGTGATATTCGCCATCGATCGTCAGAACCAAGAGAGCACGTCATTCTTGACGGAGATCTCAGTTCTCCATTATCGCTCACAGCTCTATATTGTTATACAGGTCATTCGACCCATATAGCTCTTTTTATGCTGTGTCTCAGCGTAGAATCCCCTTAACTTCGGTCACATATATAACCGTTTGCTTTAAGGGCTTCTTTCGCCTTTTCCTTGCCTTTCATGGCAAGGTAGCCCCTCACCACGGTTTTGATATATAAACCTTTTCCAGAGGGACTTTTGGCTTTTTACGGTGCAATCCGACCCCATGGATGGGGCCGATTTCATCGTATTACTCGCTAAGACCTCATCATACATAAACTCTACGGAGCACCTCGGTGTCGTGTAGGCAACATTTTACCCGAATTTGGAGGAGATCTTCAGGTGGAATAGTCAGCCTTAGAGCATGAAATAAGGGATACAATAGTATACCAATAGCTACAAATTGGTTAGGCGGACTCCGACCAAATCCAGCCAGATACCACCACCTGCATCGGCAGATATGAATGGAGATAAAAACCTTTAAGAACGATACGGACTTTCTCAGAACCCTCAAGCGGAGATGGCCCAGCTCGGTAAGGCGATGGATTGCTAATCCATTGTCCGAAAGGACTCGGGGGTTCAAATCCCCCTCTTCGCGCTCAAATTTTCTATCCATCAGATGATTGTTTCACCATCAATCATATGTTTTGCACCGGGAGACCCATCCCAGTAAGTGAGGGGGTGTCTGACTTCCTTCGCCGTTCAAGGGTGCCATGGTCTGGCCCTGTTCCACTGGTCTTCGAATAGATCGCTTGCCCATTTCATTGATTCTGAATCTTTTCCTTCCAAGACTTTGTAATCCATCTTTCCGTCCAACTTCGGTA
This window contains:
- the pyrG gene encoding CTP synthase (glutamine hydrolyzing) — encoded protein: MKYIFVTGGVISGLGKGITASSIGRLFKSRGLKVTAIKIDPYLNVDAGTMNPFEHGEVFVLDDGGEVDLDLGNYERFLDISLTNNHNITTGKIYRMVIDKERCGEYLGKTVQIIPHITNEIKNQITIVSEATGADVCIVELGGTVGDIESMPFLEAVRELNADLGKGEHCIYVHTTLVPIMGVVGEQKTKPTQHSVKELRAIGIQPDVIVCRAKEPLEESIKRKISLFCDVPVEAVVSCPDASSIYEVPMILEEQGLTDFLLHRLKLEPKGFDLTEWKDFAHRILNPNKTVKVACVGKYTHLADSYISHFEAFHHAGAEAGTKVELIFVDSEVVQQFGITEELKKADAILIPGGFGNRGIEGKIMAARYARENKVPYLGVCLGFQIATMEIARDLLGMSGANSTEFDKDNAYPVVDLLPEQKNVIKKGATMRLGAQPVMVTKGKAFDLYGKELIMERHRHRYEVNPKFIEQLESAGWKFTGRSADGVKMEIGEYQGDHPYFVACQFHPEFKSRPNKPSPLHLGLIRAAIVHKYG